From Candidatus Brocadiaceae bacterium, the proteins below share one genomic window:
- a CDS encoding HNH endonuclease, whose product MQHTVTLESSVLVLNRFFMALHVISAKRAFTLLCKQSAEVVFVDEGKYNSYNFESWKEISLLREQLGLPEDETTSWVKTVSFSIEVPKIIRLVFYDKPPRSTLKFNRRNIFARDENRCQYCGQRFPTSELSFDHVVPRVYKGKTNWTNVVCACTECNKRKGGRTPEQAGMKLIRTPVKPKHSPVLRSKLRVNTYKSWKQFLNEAYWSVPLK is encoded by the coding sequence ATGCAACACACGGTTACATTGGAATCCAGCGTATTGGTGTTAAATAGATTTTTCATGGCCCTTCATGTCATCTCAGCAAAAAGGGCCTTTACTCTACTCTGTAAGCAGTCAGCAGAAGTCGTTTTTGTTGATGAAGGAAAATATAATTCCTATAACTTCGAAAGCTGGAAGGAGATCTCATTGCTAAGGGAACAATTAGGGCTTCCGGAGGATGAAACAACAAGTTGGGTGAAAACGGTCTCCTTTAGCATTGAGGTCCCAAAGATCATCCGCCTAGTATTCTATGATAAACCGCCCCGTTCCACATTAAAATTCAACAGGCGAAACATTTTCGCCCGGGACGAAAACAGATGTCAGTATTGCGGTCAACGATTTCCAACGTCTGAACTGAGTTTCGACCATGTTGTACCAAGAGTATATAAAGGGAAAACGAACTGGACAAACGTTGTATGCGCTTGTACGGAATGTAACAAAAGAAAAGGCGGAAGGACCCCCGAACAGGCAGGAATGAAGTTGATACGCACCCCTGTCAAGCCAAAACACAGTCCCGTTTTACGTTCAAAACTTCGAGTAAATACATACAAGTCATGGAAGCAGTTTTTAAACGAGGCTTATTGGTCTGTCCCTTTGAAATGA
- the thiD gene encoding bifunctional hydroxymethylpyrimidine kinase/phosphomethylpyrimidine kinase has translation MKKQGPDIYKVLTIAGSDTGGGAGIQADMKTITVLGGYATTAITALTTQNTLGVHSIFEVPASFVGQQIDAIMTDINTDAVKTGMLLNKEIIAIVCDKIKTYNTKCVVVDPVMFSKNDKRLLAPESLETLTSLLFPLSFIVTPNIPEAEHISGFPIRNIGHAKKAAQFIHQLGPSNVLIKGGHADSTSDMKTGNKVVDILYNGKTFEYIEGEYIQTQNTHGTGCTYASAIATYLAKGNDITNAVFLAKKFVTICIRESFAPGRGYGTLNPFRAVQFP, from the coding sequence ATGAAAAAACAGGGCCCTGACATTTACAAAGTTCTGACTATCGCCGGCTCTGATACGGGGGGAGGAGCAGGAATACAGGCAGATATGAAAACAATAACCGTCCTTGGAGGTTATGCGACAACTGCAATTACCGCATTAACGACGCAAAATACACTGGGCGTTCATTCCATATTTGAAGTACCAGCTTCTTTCGTAGGACAGCAAATTGACGCAATAATGACAGATATAAATACTGATGCGGTAAAAACAGGTATGCTTTTGAACAAGGAAATTATCGCTATCGTATGTGATAAAATAAAAACGTACAATACAAAATGTGTTGTCGTTGATCCTGTCATGTTCTCAAAAAATGATAAAAGATTGTTAGCTCCCGAATCCTTAGAAACACTTACTTCCCTGTTATTTCCATTGTCTTTTATTGTTACCCCAAACATTCCTGAAGCAGAACACATTTCCGGGTTTCCAATAAGAAACATTGGCCATGCGAAAAAAGCTGCTCAGTTTATTCATCAATTAGGACCTTCCAATGTATTGATAAAAGGTGGACATGCAGACAGCACGTCAGACATGAAAACGGGAAATAAGGTCGTCGATATTTTATATAATGGAAAAACATTCGAGTATATTGAGGGCGAATATATACAAACCCAAAACACTCACGGAACAGGATGCACGTATGCTTCGGCAATAGCTACTTATTTGGCAAAAGGGAATGATATAACAAACGCGGTGTTTCTGGCAAAGAAATTTGTTACTATATGCATACGAGAATCATTTGCTCCCGGAAGAGGATACGGGACTCTAAACCCGTTTCGCGCAGTACAATTCCCTTGA
- a CDS encoding NAD(P)/FAD-dependent oxidoreductase gives MKNHYDVVIVGAGPSGAATAKGLSNEGLNVLVLETKKLPRYKICSGIIFKRSQELTEKHFGKVPESAYVEPRFLKGVRLWSDHNTYADWPFDKDSGGAPNIWRSEYDYWLMRNSGANVWDHCELKRFKDLGSHIQLDCKNTRNDKALSITCTYLVGAEGSNSFIRKALDPILENSLTWFIANQYYYEGNSDLDSDFYHGFLEPQYGEVYAWFSVKDRLQIFGTAVKKGNKLLPYINNYTEMLKKRFCLKLKKMVRKSGCMGNNMCSTGKFSLGKGHILLVGEAAGFLNAFGEGISGALSSGFSAAEAITKSFRSDSEALSVYTALTKRERRQTTLSWKLGAKIAGRNLLPS, from the coding sequence ATGAAAAACCACTATGATGTTGTGATCGTTGGCGCGGGCCCTTCCGGAGCTGCCACAGCAAAGGGATTATCAAACGAGGGATTAAATGTGCTTGTCCTAGAAACAAAGAAGCTCCCCAGATACAAGATTTGTTCAGGCATTATTTTCAAAAGATCTCAGGAGTTAACAGAAAAACATTTCGGTAAGGTCCCTGAATCTGCGTATGTCGAACCAAGGTTTTTAAAAGGCGTAAGGCTCTGGTCCGACCATAATACGTATGCGGATTGGCCATTTGATAAGGACTCAGGTGGCGCTCCAAACATATGGCGTTCTGAATACGATTATTGGCTTATGAGAAATTCTGGAGCCAATGTATGGGATCACTGTGAACTGAAAAGATTCAAAGACCTTGGAAGCCACATACAGTTAGACTGCAAAAATACTCGTAACGATAAAGCACTATCCATTACCTGTACGTACCTGGTAGGCGCGGAAGGCAGCAACTCATTCATAAGGAAAGCACTCGACCCAATACTCGAAAACAGCCTTACATGGTTTATTGCAAATCAGTATTATTATGAGGGGAATTCCGATTTAGACTCAGATTTTTATCATGGTTTCCTGGAACCCCAATACGGAGAAGTATATGCGTGGTTCAGCGTTAAAGACAGATTGCAAATTTTTGGCACTGCAGTAAAAAAAGGGAACAAGCTTCTCCCTTATATAAACAACTATACTGAAATGCTGAAAAAAAGGTTTTGTTTGAAACTGAAAAAAATGGTGAGGAAATCCGGATGTATGGGAAACAATATGTGCTCTACAGGAAAATTTTCATTAGGAAAGGGGCACATATTGTTAGTGGGAGAAGCGGCTGGATTTCTTAACGCTTTTGGAGAAGGGATTTCCGGCGCGCTGTCTTCAGGATTTTCTGCCGCAGAGGCAATAACAAAAAGCTTCAGATCGGATAGTGAAGCGCTTTCCGTATATACCGCCCTAACAAAACGGGAAAGAAGACAAACCACCTTGTCCTGGAAATTAGGAGCAAAAATTGCGGGAAGAAATCTTCTTCCTTCCTGA
- a CDS encoding HAMP domain-containing histidine kinase produces MPFNAHIEETTLAEKELAERVSWFIQLRWFAVAGISATSLFARAVLKIDVPLTPIAIIACCILFFNCFCLSFQRRAKSQQRFTHAQIVADWIALIFLSHYTGGIESPLIFYFIFHVIIAAILLSRRGCYLQITCAFVFLSCLSILEYNKSIPHISIKALFANPVYNNGHYLVSMLFFFATSLYASGYLATTIAHHLRKREAEAVVLKNTIADAYTKLEAMDKEKTAFTYKVTHELRAPLGAIQSLLKSIEEGYAGDVPAKAKELIIRSEKRTKALLVLINDLLDLVSGKINKERKGEMKRVDGNDAIKNTIHLLQEKAKEKGVNIITNTTSKPLQLTIAPDDLELILTNLIDNAVKYTKKGGTATVNTAIGEGAVKIEISDTGIGIHKEDLHKVFDEFYRGSNAKALETNGTGLGLSIVRNLINRYGGNIDVKSELGNGTTFTVSFPTKELTK; encoded by the coding sequence ATGCCATTTAATGCCCACATTGAAGAAACGACACTTGCCGAAAAGGAGCTAGCCGAACGGGTTTCATGGTTTATACAACTTCGCTGGTTTGCCGTAGCAGGAATAAGCGCTACCTCCTTATTTGCCCGGGCTGTTTTAAAAATTGACGTGCCGCTGACACCAATTGCCATCATTGCCTGCTGTATCCTGTTTTTTAATTGTTTCTGCCTGTCTTTTCAACGGCGCGCAAAATCACAGCAACGATTTACGCACGCGCAGATAGTGGCGGACTGGATAGCGCTGATTTTTCTGTCACACTACACGGGAGGCATTGAGAGCCCCTTAATTTTTTACTTTATATTTCATGTAATTATCGCTGCCATTCTTTTATCTCGCAGGGGATGCTATCTCCAGATTACCTGTGCATTCGTGTTTCTGAGTTGCCTGTCGATATTAGAATACAACAAAAGCATTCCCCATATTTCGATCAAGGCATTATTTGCGAATCCTGTATATAATAACGGACACTATCTTGTATCGATGCTCTTCTTTTTCGCGACTTCATTATACGCATCCGGATATCTGGCGACTACGATAGCGCATCATTTACGGAAAAGAGAGGCGGAGGCCGTTGTTCTCAAAAATACTATTGCCGATGCGTATACCAAGCTGGAGGCAATGGATAAGGAAAAAACAGCGTTTACCTATAAAGTTACTCATGAATTGAGAGCTCCTTTAGGCGCCATTCAAAGCCTTTTAAAGTCCATTGAAGAAGGCTATGCGGGCGACGTCCCGGCAAAGGCAAAGGAATTAATCATTCGGTCTGAAAAAAGAACAAAGGCCCTTCTCGTCCTCATCAATGATCTCCTTGATCTGGTTTCCGGCAAGATAAATAAAGAGAGAAAAGGGGAGATGAAACGGGTAGACGGGAATGATGCGATCAAAAATACCATTCATCTACTGCAGGAAAAAGCAAAAGAAAAGGGCGTAAACATTATCACCAATACCACATCAAAGCCTCTACAGTTGACAATTGCCCCGGATGATCTGGAACTCATACTGACAAACCTCATTGATAATGCTGTAAAATACACGAAAAAGGGTGGCACGGCAACAGTAAATACTGCCATTGGAGAAGGTGCTGTAAAGATTGAAATTTCAGACACAGGAATAGGCATCCACAAGGAAGATCTCCATAAGGTATTTGACGAATTCTACCGCGGAAGCAATGCAAAGGCACTTGAGACTAACGGTACAGGTCTGGGGCTTTCCATCGTCAGGAATCTAATCAACCGTTATGGCGGGAACATAGATGTCAAAAGTGAATTAGGCAATGGCACAACCTTTACTGTTTCATTTCCTACAAAAGAATTGACAAAATGA
- a CDS encoding response regulator: MKNKEASPPFQGIMGNRYYAMANNTILIIDDDPDIVEAMRLPLEAHSYRVISAKNGKEGLEKVKAKVPDLILLDVMMDTDTEGFHVAYQLRSEDFRSEYKAYRKIPILMITAISKKKGMHFSKEEDGAFLPVDDFIEKPIQPKELLEKVAKFLENKTETGEPHDK; the protein is encoded by the coding sequence ATGAAGAACAAGGAGGCCAGCCCCCCTTTTCAAGGTATCATGGGAAACCGTTATTACGCCATGGCAAACAATACCATACTAATTATTGATGACGACCCGGATATCGTTGAGGCAATGAGATTGCCTCTTGAAGCTCATTCATACAGGGTGATTTCCGCAAAGAATGGAAAGGAAGGATTGGAAAAAGTGAAGGCGAAAGTTCCCGATCTGATACTCCTTGACGTCATGATGGACACCGATACCGAAGGATTTCATGTTGCCTATCAACTCAGAAGCGAGGATTTTAGGTCCGAATATAAAGCATACAGAAAAATCCCGATACTGATGATAACTGCCATATCAAAGAAGAAAGGGATGCATTTTTCGAAGGAAGAGGATGGAGCTTTTTTACCGGTAGATGATTTTATTGAAAAACCGATACAGCCAAAAGAGCTTCTGGAAAAAGTAGCAAAATTCCTTGAAAATAAAACAGAAACGGGGGAGCCCCATGACAAATAA
- a CDS encoding HyaD/HybD family hydrogenase maturation endopeptidase, which translates to MSEKNTTIIIGIGNLLLMDEGIGVHVAHELEKHRLPQDVRIIDGGTGGLKLLDLLYGANTVIFIDAVENGKAPGTITTFKLNEVCSVLQDRRYSLHETHLRDVIHMAAILDNPPEIKIIGIQPKTVKYEMELSQELRNAMPDIINHVFKEIQETHGMPSA; encoded by the coding sequence ATGAGTGAAAAAAATACAACAATCATTATTGGAATTGGAAATCTGTTGCTCATGGATGAAGGCATCGGAGTCCACGTGGCACATGAGCTGGAAAAACACAGGCTGCCACAGGATGTCAGGATAATTGACGGCGGAACAGGAGGACTGAAACTACTGGATCTTCTTTATGGCGCGAATACGGTGATTTTTATCGACGCAGTTGAAAACGGCAAAGCGCCCGGCACAATTACGACCTTTAAGTTAAATGAGGTTTGTTCTGTACTTCAGGACAGGAGATATTCGTTGCACGAAACACATTTGCGAGATGTAATACACATGGCCGCAATCCTTGACAATCCTCCGGAAATAAAGATCATCGGCATACAGCCAAAGACGGTCAAATACGAAATGGAACTTTCACAGGAATTACGGAATGCGATGCCAGATATAATAAACCATGTATTCAAGGAGATACAGGAAACACACGGCATGCCCTCTGCCTGA
- a CDS encoding Ni/Fe hydrogenase subunit alpha, with protein sequence MHDLHVNIEHITRVEGHGNVVINVKEGKIQELRLDIIESPRFFEAMVRGRSYKEVAHITSRICGICAVTHTTTSIKSIEDALGFIPSQQTIQLRKLLLHAEYIQSHILHLYFLTAPDFFRTGSVFGMIRDNKEQVLRGMRLKTLANDLCALVGGRHVHPITLKIGCFSKNPEEKDLAAFKKRIEDARSDIKKTVRFFRDLTVPAFERKTEYLSLTDPNEYAFYDGEITSSDNGTTNVANYLESVKEFIVTHSTAKHAKSKKDSYMVGALARFNNNYEQLHPSAKEAAAEMRLKHPCYNPYMNTLAQVVETVHCFEDSIRLMDELLSKGIHDETVTLTPKTGQGIGVTEAPRGTLYHEHRVDKNGTVTYGNFIIPTAQNLANIENDLTALVPTILKKQKDEIILDIEMLVRAYDPCISCATHLMKVEFVHE encoded by the coding sequence ATGCATGATCTTCATGTCAATATTGAGCACATAACCCGTGTCGAAGGACACGGAAACGTTGTCATAAACGTGAAAGAGGGAAAGATCCAGGAATTACGGCTGGACATAATAGAATCTCCCCGATTCTTTGAAGCAATGGTACGCGGAAGATCATACAAAGAAGTTGCCCACATAACCTCCAGAATTTGCGGTATTTGCGCTGTCACCCATACGACGACATCAATAAAGTCTATCGAAGATGCGCTGGGATTCATACCATCGCAACAAACGATACAATTGAGAAAGCTGCTTCTGCACGCCGAATATATTCAAAGTCATATCCTCCATCTCTATTTCCTGACAGCCCCTGATTTTTTCAGGACAGGCAGTGTTTTCGGAATGATACGCGATAATAAAGAACAGGTGTTACGGGGTATGCGCCTGAAAACCCTCGCAAACGATTTATGCGCGCTGGTTGGCGGAAGGCACGTCCACCCCATTACGTTGAAGATCGGCTGTTTTTCAAAAAATCCTGAGGAGAAGGATTTGGCCGCGTTTAAAAAAAGAATAGAGGATGCACGATCAGATATAAAGAAAACGGTACGGTTTTTCAGGGACCTGACGGTCCCTGCTTTTGAGAGAAAAACAGAATACCTCTCCCTTACGGACCCCAATGAATATGCTTTTTATGATGGAGAGATTACGTCCAGCGACAACGGCACGACAAATGTGGCCAATTACCTTGAAAGCGTAAAGGAGTTTATTGTTACCCACTCTACGGCAAAACATGCAAAGTCAAAAAAAGATTCTTACATGGTTGGCGCCCTCGCGAGATTTAACAATAATTACGAACAACTCCACCCGAGCGCGAAAGAGGCCGCCGCAGAAATGAGGCTGAAACATCCCTGCTATAATCCATACATGAACACTCTTGCCCAGGTGGTTGAAACGGTACATTGTTTTGAAGACAGTATTCGATTAATGGATGAATTACTCTCAAAAGGCATACACGATGAAACAGTAACGCTAACACCAAAGACAGGCCAAGGCATTGGCGTTACCGAGGCGCCAAGAGGCACGCTCTACCATGAACACCGGGTGGACAAGAATGGCACGGTAACCTATGGTAATTTCATTATTCCAACCGCGCAAAACCTTGCAAATATCGAAAACGACTTAACTGCCCTGGTACCAACGATTCTCAAAAAGCAAAAAGACGAGATAATCCTGGATATCGAAATGCTCGTAAGGGCGTATGATCCTTGTATATCATGCGCCACACACCTGATGAAGGTTGAATTTGTACATGAGTGA
- a CDS encoding FAD/NAD(P)-binding protein: MKNSASVYLPEIAEVVSIRNLTDREKYLELRMKEKNEFTFHPGQFVQLSVFGIGEAPISISSSPSHNTVFGVCVRKMGDVTSAIHRLEEGSFIGVRGPLGHGFPIEEMKGRDLLFVAGGLGLAPLRSMIRYVLEKRDYFRRVTILYGAKNPGELLFMDEIEAWKERKDIDVNVTVDNADGTWSGDLGVITRLISPLQLAPSDTYALVVGPPVMYKYVLLELQIKHIPEDQIILSLERRMKCGIGKCGHCQVNGVYVCLDGPKFSYHTLKFLPEAL, translated from the coding sequence ATGAAAAACAGTGCGTCCGTCTATCTCCCGGAAATAGCTGAAGTCGTGAGCATACGAAATCTTACGGATAGAGAAAAATATCTTGAGCTCCGCATGAAGGAAAAGAATGAATTTACGTTTCATCCGGGACAATTTGTTCAGCTTTCCGTATTCGGGATCGGAGAGGCCCCTATCTCAATTTCATCCTCTCCTTCTCATAATACCGTTTTTGGTGTCTGTGTGAGAAAGATGGGAGATGTAACTTCTGCCATTCATCGCCTTGAAGAAGGCTCCTTCATCGGGGTCCGCGGCCCCCTGGGACACGGATTCCCCATAGAAGAGATGAAGGGCAGGGACCTTTTGTTTGTAGCAGGAGGGCTGGGACTGGCGCCTCTGCGCTCAATGATCAGGTACGTCCTTGAAAAAAGGGATTATTTTAGAAGAGTAACCATCCTGTACGGGGCAAAGAATCCGGGAGAACTCCTGTTTATGGATGAGATTGAGGCATGGAAAGAAAGAAAGGATATTGATGTCAACGTTACCGTTGATAACGCAGATGGCACATGGTCGGGAGATTTGGGCGTTATTACCAGATTAATTTCTCCTCTTCAGTTAGCGCCGTCTGATACCTATGCATTAGTTGTCGGACCACCCGTAATGTATAAATATGTGCTTCTGGAACTTCAAATAAAGCACATACCGGAAGACCAGATAATACTGTCATTGGAAAGAAGAATGAAATGCGGCATCGGGAAATGCGGACATTGCCAGGTGAATGGTGTTTATGTGTGTCTTGACGGCCCGAAATTCAGTTATCACACATTGAAATTTCTCCCGGAGGCCCTATGA
- a CDS encoding 4Fe-4S dicluster domain-containing protein gives MKDIFIHKSDIDSFCKNVKEEYAVYGVKQKEKGFYVFDKIDEFTDPLENYIPTILPPKKLLFPQKETLLRFNTGPQPDITPVITSRKQVIFGVRPCDIEGIRLLDKVFSADYEDKNYTQKRSKTVIVGIDCLKPCDDYAYCESVGSLEAHEGFDLLMTDIGDGFYASVKTPTGEKMVKQHAKYSEAGEDAENRFLTLRNERGKRFEKKFKTEVSELPLLFKNADDAPVWDELNDRCLGCGRCNIVCPTCYCFDVFDCMELDMKTGERCRQWDACTLKDFAVVATGENFRPTRGQRLKHRFNRKFNFLMTKYNTSFCTGCGRCSRTCPVKIDVVETVNAVIDTSKAP, from the coding sequence ATGAAAGACATATTCATCCATAAAAGCGATATCGATTCCTTCTGCAAAAATGTAAAGGAAGAATATGCGGTGTATGGGGTAAAACAAAAGGAAAAAGGGTTCTATGTCTTTGATAAAATAGACGAATTCACGGACCCCCTGGAAAATTATATACCAACGATCCTCCCTCCAAAGAAATTACTTTTTCCACAAAAAGAGACCTTGCTGCGTTTTAACACAGGACCCCAGCCCGATATAACGCCCGTTATCACATCCAGAAAACAGGTGATCTTTGGCGTTCGCCCATGCGATATAGAGGGGATCAGATTACTGGATAAAGTATTTTCAGCTGACTACGAAGATAAAAATTATACGCAAAAACGCTCCAAAACCGTCATTGTCGGAATTGACTGCCTGAAACCCTGCGATGACTATGCCTACTGTGAAAGCGTTGGTTCTCTGGAGGCACACGAAGGTTTCGACTTACTGATGACCGATATCGGCGATGGTTTTTACGCATCGGTGAAGACGCCGACAGGCGAAAAAATGGTAAAACAACATGCCAAATATTCAGAGGCGGGAGAAGATGCCGAAAACAGGTTTTTGACATTACGAAATGAACGGGGAAAAAGGTTTGAGAAGAAATTTAAAACAGAAGTCTCAGAACTCCCTTTGTTGTTCAAAAATGCCGATGATGCACCTGTCTGGGATGAACTGAACGATAGATGCCTGGGGTGCGGACGGTGCAATATCGTCTGCCCGACCTGTTATTGCTTTGATGTCTTTGATTGCATGGAATTAGATATGAAAACCGGCGAACGATGTCGTCAATGGGACGCCTGCACCTTGAAGGACTTCGCCGTAGTAGCAACAGGAGAAAATTTCAGACCAACACGGGGGCAGAGGCTTAAACACAGGTTCAACAGAAAGTTCAATTTTTTGATGACAAAATACAACACCTCCTTCTGCACCGGATGTGGAAGGTGTTCGCGCACATGTCCCGTAAAAATTGATGTCGTGGAAACGGTAAATGCCGTAATCGATACGAGTAAAGCGCCATGA
- a CDS encoding Hsp20/alpha crystallin family protein: MSKGLMSWSQFPTLSSLQDEVNRTFERFWRDGSLPEFGKGTLMAPVNVSETSDKIIVEAEVPGIDPKEIDISIQGENLVIKGEKKEEKEEKGKNFHRVESSYGSVFRSIALPASVDMDKITAESKHGVLKITLQKKEKAKPRQIKVEVK; the protein is encoded by the coding sequence ATGTCTAAGGGTTTAATGAGTTGGTCGCAATTTCCTACGTTATCATCATTGCAAGATGAAGTAAACAGAACCTTTGAGAGGTTCTGGAGAGATGGGAGTTTGCCTGAGTTTGGCAAGGGCACGTTAATGGCTCCCGTTAATGTTTCAGAAACGAGTGATAAGATTATTGTGGAAGCGGAGGTCCCGGGTATCGACCCAAAGGAGATAGATATTTCCATACAGGGTGAAAATCTGGTGATAAAAGGTGAAAAGAAGGAGGAGAAAGAGGAAAAAGGGAAAAATTTTCACCGGGTAGAAAGTAGCTATGGAAGCGTCTTTCGCTCTATAGCTTTACCAGCGAGTGTTGATATGGATAAAATAACCGCTGAATCCAAACATGGCGTTTTGAAAATTACTCTGCAAAAGAAGGAAAAGGCAAAACCAAGGCAAATTAAAGTAGAAGTGAAGTAG
- a CDS encoding radical SAM protein, which produces MTTISETVYSWSLTMLSNLVFSTTYQCTARCRYCGAECSPEQTDQLSLDDMIEVVDHVYSYGKLELVVFTGGEPFLLGENLRKAVEYCAKKGLSTRIVTNGFWAKDLQTAKNVVKSYKEAGLTELNLSCDDYHQEFIPLERIKYANDACKEMGFPALIGHKVMKGCGLSLDALEKALGVELSLFDPQKKNPANNVVSTGYNVPVAENMHLIPDEEILYPPSDNQWKAPCSTILKRVIITPRKELSICCGMIPRKVREIVFGPLGEYSLEELIARAHSDLIVNWLALEGPYGIMKFIQKKMPHINFRKRYVNICHLCSEIFTREDCREVLAEYAHEKVSEIFLERCLYDFIRNSKEINDEIL; this is translated from the coding sequence ATGACAACGATATCTGAAACGGTTTATTCATGGAGTCTTACTATGCTTTCAAATCTTGTCTTTTCAACTACGTATCAATGTACGGCGCGATGCCGGTACTGTGGCGCAGAGTGCAGTCCTGAACAAACGGACCAGCTTTCTCTCGATGATATGATTGAGGTTGTGGACCATGTGTATTCCTACGGAAAACTTGAATTAGTTGTCTTTACGGGAGGCGAACCTTTTCTTTTAGGAGAAAATTTGCGTAAAGCGGTGGAATATTGCGCAAAAAAAGGTCTTTCTACAAGAATAGTAACGAACGGTTTCTGGGCTAAGGATTTACAAACTGCCAAAAATGTAGTGAAATCCTATAAGGAGGCGGGCTTAACCGAGCTTAATTTGAGCTGCGACGATTATCACCAGGAGTTTATACCTCTGGAACGTATCAAATACGCGAATGACGCCTGCAAAGAAATGGGATTTCCTGCTCTTATCGGACATAAGGTAATGAAAGGGTGCGGTCTTTCGTTAGATGCTTTAGAAAAAGCCCTGGGGGTGGAGCTTTCTCTTTTTGATCCACAGAAGAAGAACCCTGCTAATAATGTTGTTTCCACGGGATATAATGTGCCTGTCGCAGAAAATATGCACTTGATTCCGGACGAAGAAATCCTCTATCCTCCTTCAGATAATCAGTGGAAGGCTCCGTGTTCAACCATTTTGAAACGAGTAATAATCACTCCGCGTAAAGAGCTTTCCATTTGCTGTGGAATGATTCCTCGTAAGGTCCGGGAAATTGTTTTTGGTCCTCTTGGCGAGTATTCCCTGGAAGAATTAATTGCCAGGGCACATAGCGACCTTATTGTTAACTGGCTTGCCCTGGAGGGTCCGTACGGCATAATGAAATTTATTCAAAAAAAGATGCCTCATATCAATTTTCGTAAAAGATATGTAAACATTTGCCATTTATGCAGTGAGATTTTTACAAGAGAAGATTGCAGGGAAGTCCTTGCCGAATATGCGCATGAAAAAGTTTCAGAAATTTTTTTAGAACGATGCCTGTACGATTTTATACGAAATTCAAAAGAGATAAATGACGAAATACTGTGA